In one window of Thermotoga sp. Mc24 DNA:
- the rlmD gene encoding 23S rRNA (uracil(1939)-C(5))-methyltransferase RlmD: MLEQVRIQKMINGGYGLAHLSNGKVVLVEGAYPGEEVLIKTYREKRDFSFGKVVSLLKESEDRTKPPCRYFGRCGGCHWMDVKYETQLRYKKEVLIDLFERSNLKVEVEDVEPSDLVFHYRTKMEFHFQGRKLGLKKRNSDFVIDIKDCEVAPEGTGEILNTVKEAVQVLNIPVYNWETRKGVLKHLVIRYAFSTDQFMVIFVTKTESFPWGRDLVRAVLKRFPKIHSIIHVMNSKDSVVLRGPYKTLYGEGVIVEEFDWERFQIPPTAFFQSNYSITSKLIDHVYRELSLQGNEMVLDLYAGIGTFSMRTSFSAARVISVESSRVAVKAGKANANINSRRNIEYVEQDVLDFLRNYSGRADRIILDPPRSGAGPEAMKEIARLSPERIVYVSCEPSTLVRDLKVLVENGYSIVRVKPFDMFPQTYHVETAVTLVKGDR, from the coding sequence ATGCTGGAGCAGGTGAGGATACAGAAGATGATCAACGGAGGTTACGGCCTTGCCCATCTTTCGAACGGCAAGGTAGTTCTCGTAGAAGGAGCGTATCCCGGTGAGGAAGTCCTGATAAAAACCTACAGAGAGAAAAGGGATTTTTCTTTTGGAAAGGTAGTTTCCCTTCTGAAAGAATCCGAAGATCGAACAAAACCACCCTGCAGATACTTTGGAAGATGCGGTGGCTGTCACTGGATGGATGTGAAGTATGAAACCCAGCTTCGTTACAAAAAGGAGGTATTGATCGATCTTTTCGAACGCTCAAATCTGAAGGTAGAAGTGGAAGATGTGGAGCCGAGTGATCTTGTTTTTCACTACAGGACGAAAATGGAGTTTCATTTTCAGGGAAGAAAATTGGGGTTGAAAAAGAGAAACTCCGATTTTGTGATTGACATAAAAGACTGTGAGGTGGCACCGGAAGGCACGGGTGAGATTCTGAACACTGTAAAAGAGGCCGTTCAGGTACTCAACATTCCTGTTTACAACTGGGAAACGAGGAAGGGAGTGCTCAAGCACCTCGTGATCAGGTACGCATTCAGCACGGACCAGTTCATGGTGATCTTTGTGACGAAGACGGAATCCTTTCCCTGGGGAAGGGATCTGGTTCGTGCTGTATTGAAGAGATTTCCAAAGATTCACTCCATCATCCATGTGATGAACTCCAAAGATTCTGTGGTCCTAAGGGGACCGTACAAAACTCTCTACGGTGAGGGTGTAATTGTAGAAGAGTTCGACTGGGAAAGGTTTCAAATTCCACCGACCGCCTTTTTCCAGAGCAACTACTCCATCACATCCAAACTGATAGATCACGTGTACAGGGAACTATCACTTCAGGGTAACGAGATGGTGCTGGACCTGTATGCGGGTATCGGTACGTTTTCCATGAGGACTTCCTTTTCGGCAGCGAGGGTGATCTCTGTTGAATCCAGCAGAGTCGCCGTGAAAGCTGGAAAGGCGAACGCAAACATAAACAGCAGAAGGAACATAGAATACGTGGAACAAGATGTGCTGGACTTTCTGAGAAACTACAGCGGAAGGGCAGACAGGATAATCCTGGACCCACCGAGATCAGGTGCGGGTCCAGAAGCGATGAAAGAAATAGCGAGACTTTCACCCGAAAGGATCGTTTACGTCTCATGTGAGCCTTCTACTCTGGTGAGAGACCTCAAGGTGCTGGTGGAAAACGGCTATTCTATTGTCAGGGTGAAGCCTTTCGACATGTTTCCTCAGACTTACCATGTGGAAACTGCTGTGACTCTCGTGAAAGGGGATCGATGA
- the argS gene encoding arginine--tRNA ligase translates to MLVNAIRQKVSEVISKAYGSEIEFEVEIPPRKEFGDLSTNVAMKLAKTLKKNPREIAKEIVKSLDEDPSFDRIEIMGPGFINFFLSNELLRGVVKTVLEKKDEYGRENVGNGMKVQFEYGSANPTGPFTVGHGRQIIIGDVLSEVYKELGYDVTREMYINDAGKQIRLLAQSLWARYNQLLGVEKEIPEGGYRGEYLVDIARDLVNEIGDRYKDLWNEEVEEFFKQTALNRMLSSMKDTLEKIGSSFDVYFSEKSLIEDGTVEEVLKLLKNKDVVYEKDGAVWLKVSAFIDEEDKVLVRSDGTYTYFMTDIAYHYKKYKRGFRKVYDIWGSDHHGHIPRMKAAMKALDIPDDFFNVILHQFVTLKRGGEIVRMSTRAGEFVTLDELLDEVGRDATRYFFAMVDPNTHMVFDIDLAKAKSMDNPVYYVQYAHARIHNLFSNAEKKGVKFEEGKHLELLGNEEERVLMRNLGMFNTALKEVAQMFAPNRLTNYLQSLAESFHAFYTKHVIVDPENPELSNARLNLALATGIVLRKGLKLIGVSAPERM, encoded by the coding sequence GTGCTGGTGAACGCGATCAGGCAAAAGGTGTCCGAAGTCATCTCTAAAGCGTACGGTTCAGAAATCGAATTCGAGGTCGAAATTCCACCCAGAAAGGAATTCGGAGATCTGTCCACCAACGTTGCTATGAAGCTCGCAAAAACTTTGAAGAAAAACCCGCGGGAGATAGCTAAAGAGATCGTAAAAAGTCTCGATGAAGATCCCTCGTTTGACAGGATAGAAATCATGGGACCCGGTTTCATAAATTTCTTCCTGTCGAACGAACTGCTCCGTGGAGTGGTTAAAACCGTGCTGGAGAAAAAAGACGAGTACGGGAGAGAAAACGTTGGAAATGGAATGAAGGTGCAGTTCGAATACGGAAGTGCAAACCCAACGGGACCATTCACCGTTGGACACGGCAGACAGATCATCATAGGTGACGTGCTTTCCGAGGTTTACAAAGAGCTCGGTTACGATGTGACGAGGGAAATGTATATAAACGACGCTGGAAAACAGATAAGGCTTCTCGCTCAGTCGCTCTGGGCAAGGTACAATCAGCTTCTCGGAGTTGAAAAAGAAATTCCCGAAGGGGGCTATCGCGGGGAATACCTCGTGGACATCGCGAGGGATCTGGTGAACGAAATCGGAGATAGATACAAAGATCTGTGGAACGAAGAAGTGGAGGAGTTTTTCAAACAGACAGCGCTGAACAGAATGCTCTCCTCCATGAAAGATACCCTTGAAAAGATTGGTTCTTCGTTCGATGTGTACTTCTCAGAAAAGAGTTTGATAGAGGATGGGACTGTCGAAGAGGTGCTGAAACTCCTCAAGAACAAGGACGTTGTTTACGAAAAAGACGGTGCTGTGTGGTTGAAAGTCTCTGCCTTCATAGATGAGGAAGACAAGGTTCTTGTGAGAAGCGACGGTACATACACGTACTTCATGACGGATATCGCGTATCACTACAAGAAATACAAGAGAGGTTTCAGGAAGGTTTACGACATCTGGGGTAGTGACCATCACGGCCACATACCAAGAATGAAGGCAGCGATGAAAGCCCTCGACATTCCCGACGATTTCTTCAACGTTATACTGCATCAGTTCGTTACTCTGAAACGTGGTGGGGAAATCGTTCGCATGTCCACGCGAGCGGGAGAATTCGTCACTCTGGACGAACTTCTCGACGAAGTGGGAAGAGACGCCACCCGATATTTCTTTGCGATGGTGGACCCCAATACCCACATGGTGTTCGATATCGATCTGGCGAAGGCCAAATCCATGGACAACCCAGTTTACTACGTTCAGTACGCACATGCCAGGATCCACAATCTCTTCTCCAACGCGGAAAAGAAAGGTGTGAAGTTTGAAGAGGGAAAACACCTTGAACTGCTTGGAAACGAAGAAGAAAGGGTTCTGATGAGAAACCTCGGTATGTTCAACACCGCTTTGAAAGAGGTCGCGCAGATGTTCGCACCGAACAGGCTCACGAACTATCTCCAGTCGCTCGCCGAGTCCTTCCACGCGTTCTACACCAAACACGTGATAGTGGATCCTGAGAATCCCGAACTTTCGAACGCGCGACTCAACCTTGCCCTCGCAACGGGTATCGTTTTAAGAAAGGGTCTGAAACTCATAGGAGTTTCCGCACCAGAGAGGATGTGA